One window of Candidatus Micrarchaeota archaeon genomic DNA carries:
- a CDS encoding sulfatase-like hydrolase/transferase, producing MKKNVIVILMDTARASDIYGNSSLGTLDGISRNATKYECAVSPGTWTAPAHAALFTDRRVSKIRHVSKNFLSNGTYKMEPWMVKTKFLGENTETIAKKVSVYGYQSVLLSNNPFLTSYTNLALGFDRIHDIWLSSNVKYNRSFAKRFNFILDGGASSFARMMDMGYAATRWMPSEMMDKVYIRLRKKMATSASKVDGTYMMDRGANDTIKLLEEHFTYNYNYKPQFMFINYMEAHENYPVNDMKVPQDKWLYLSGLEEMSDYNMHQLHIAYLKRLKYLDRKVNATISMLKEKGILDNATIIITSDHGQFFGEHNMLYHSLPPYESVSRVPLIAANYENGKLIRMKDSVDTPVSISALHNSILNLASGRYDYLNGNLRKDRYVFCEHTGISEGWDEKLLRMLSPRSKSAAGILKAKRHYNNKVTAVYSGRMKLIHYFGRKKDELYDIKKDPNESSNVIDSNRSIALSMVSSMHN from the coding sequence ATGAAAAAGAACGTAATTGTAATACTAATGGATACTGCAAGGGCTAGCGACATATACGGAAACAGCTCCCTGGGTACGCTGGATGGCATTTCAAGGAACGCAACGAAGTACGAGTGCGCCGTTTCGCCAGGTACGTGGACGGCGCCAGCACACGCAGCGCTATTTACCGACAGGAGGGTATCAAAGATAAGGCATGTGTCAAAGAACTTCCTCAGCAACGGCACGTACAAGATGGAGCCATGGATGGTCAAGACAAAGTTCCTTGGTGAGAACACGGAGACCATTGCAAAAAAGGTATCTGTTTACGGCTACCAGTCCGTTCTATTGTCAAACAACCCGTTCCTCACCAGCTACACGAACCTTGCATTGGGATTCGATAGAATACACGACATATGGCTGTCATCGAACGTAAAATACAACAGGTCATTCGCAAAAAGGTTCAACTTCATACTTGACGGCGGGGCAAGCTCGTTTGCGAGGATGATGGACATGGGATATGCAGCGACGAGGTGGATGCCAAGCGAAATGATGGACAAGGTATACATCAGGCTAAGAAAGAAGATGGCCACCTCGGCTTCCAAAGTAGACGGGACCTACATGATGGACAGGGGGGCAAACGACACGATAAAACTGCTGGAGGAGCATTTCACGTACAACTACAACTACAAGCCGCAATTCATGTTCATAAACTACATGGAGGCTCACGAAAACTATCCTGTGAATGACATGAAGGTGCCCCAGGACAAGTGGCTATACCTTAGCGGCCTCGAAGAGATGAGCGATTACAACATGCACCAGCTCCACATTGCCTACCTCAAAAGGCTGAAGTACCTTGACAGGAAAGTGAATGCAACCATATCAATGCTCAAGGAGAAGGGAATCCTGGATAACGCAACCATAATAATAACTTCGGACCACGGACAGTTCTTCGGGGAGCACAACATGCTCTATCATTCGCTGCCGCCATACGAGAGCGTTTCAAGGGTGCCATTGATAGCCGCAAACTATGAAAACGGCAAGCTTATCCGCATGAAGGACAGCGTCGATACTCCTGTTTCGATATCGGCCCTGCACAACTCAATACTAAACCTTGCATCGGGAAGGTATGATTACCTTAACGGTAACCTAAGGAAGGACAGGTATGTCTTTTGCGAGCATACTGGTATAAGCGAAGGCTGGGACGAGAAGCTTCTCAGGATGCTGTCCCCAAGATCGAAGAGCGCGGCAGGCATACTGAAGGCCAAGCGGCATTACAACAACAAAGTAACTGCGGTTTACAGCGGCAGAATGAAGCTGATCCACTATTTCGGGAGAAAAAAGGACGAACTATACGACATAAAGAAAGATCCCAATGAAAGCTCGAACGTGATAGACAGCAACAGGAGCATAGCCCTGTCAATGGTCAGCTCAATGCATAACTGA
- a CDS encoding glycosyltransferase family 4 protein produces MDICVLNPFFYPYKGGTEKVLLEVYRRLAKRHNITVITSAPLDNNRHSVEEVFGIRVVRLRTFQEHVPIFPMPFLFFDGLKRALERERGDIYHINNRYQFFEDSVKVIKGMDRKIALTIHNALPKNIDPLTDELGEFYDRIWGRKLMHAADIITGVSTSTINTTIPRSERHKTHLVFNGVDYRRFRRLGKRNESVARISKRMGFGADSTNILCNGRLVTQKGQKYLLHAFAELVTRDHEDLNMLIIGKGPLRRQLYSMAKKMGVERRFRITYGIDDDNLPYYYNACDIFSLPSLYEPAGLALLEALSCELPSVISRIGGMPEIAGNCGIYAKPGDHRSIKKMVKYVLENGDDASKLASKGRKRIIKYHDWDNISKQYEGLFLGCLRR; encoded by the coding sequence TTGGATATATGCGTTCTCAATCCGTTCTTTTACCCTTACAAGGGAGGTACTGAAAAGGTACTGCTTGAGGTATACAGGAGGCTCGCCAAAAGGCACAACATAACTGTAATAACTTCTGCACCGTTGGATAACAACAGGCATTCGGTGGAGGAGGTCTTTGGGATAAGGGTGGTTCGCTTGAGGACTTTCCAGGAGCATGTGCCGATATTCCCCATGCCTTTCCTCTTTTTTGACGGCCTCAAAAGGGCGCTGGAACGGGAGAGGGGCGACATATACCACATAAACAATAGGTACCAGTTCTTTGAAGACAGCGTAAAGGTGATAAAGGGAATGGACAGGAAGATAGCCCTTACGATACACAACGCGCTCCCGAAGAACATAGACCCGCTGACCGACGAGCTCGGTGAATTTTACGACAGGATCTGGGGAAGGAAGCTGATGCACGCCGCTGACATAATAACAGGGGTTTCGACCAGCACAATAAACACCACGATACCAAGGTCGGAGCGGCACAAGACGCACCTTGTCTTCAACGGGGTCGATTACAGGAGGTTCAGAAGGCTTGGCAAGCGCAATGAAAGTGTTGCAAGGATATCGAAAAGGATGGGATTTGGCGCGGATAGCACGAATATACTCTGCAATGGAAGGCTGGTAACGCAAAAGGGCCAGAAGTACCTTTTGCACGCGTTTGCCGAATTGGTGACCAGGGACCACGAAGACCTGAACATGCTCATCATCGGGAAGGGCCCTTTGAGGAGGCAGCTCTACAGCATGGCAAAGAAAATGGGTGTCGAAAGAAGGTTCAGGATAACATATGGAATAGATGACGACAATTTGCCCTACTACTATAACGCATGCGACATATTCTCGCTTCCCTCGCTGTACGAGCCTGCCGGGCTTGCGCTTCTGGAGGCGCTATCGTGCGAATTGCCTTCAGTCATATCAAGAATAGGAGGCATGCCGGAGATCGCAGGAAATTGCGGTATATACGCGAAACCAGGAGATCATCGTAGCATCAAAAAGATGGTAAAATACGTGCTGGAAAACGGTGATGATGCCTCAAAATTGGCAAGCAAGGGAAGGAAGCGCATCATAAAGTACCACGACTGGGACAATATATCCAAGCAGTATGAGGGACTTTTCCTTGGTTGCCTTAGGAGATAA
- a CDS encoding DNA-binding protein, with protein MKISDLKVGASNVTIQAKVTQKDSPREVVTKYGKRLSVANITLQDDTGSIAMSLWGNDISTVDVGDTIEVTNGYVNEFRGTPQLASGKFGKITVVEKGSGGGSEESEYSESEEEMDEPEE; from the coding sequence ATGAAGATAAGTGATTTGAAAGTCGGTGCCAGCAATGTTACTATTCAGGCAAAGGTAACACAGAAGGACTCCCCCAGGGAGGTAGTGACAAAGTATGGCAAGAGGCTCAGCGTTGCAAACATAACGCTTCAGGACGACACCGGCTCTATAGCAATGTCATTATGGGGCAATGATATAAGCACCGTGGACGTAGGGGACACGATAGAAGTTACCAATGGGTACGTGAACGAGTTCAGGGGCACGCCGCAGCTTGCTTCAGGCAAGTTCGGCAAGATAACCGTAGTCGAGAAGGGATCCGGCGGCGGCTCGGAGGAGTCCGAATACAGCGAGTCGGAGGAGGAAATGGACGAGCCCGAAGAATAA
- a CDS encoding P-loop NTPase codes for MEETGNAERPVGMHPSFVGVIRQKERLKEKLSNISHKIGVYSAKGGVGKTTVAVNIAYTLAEMGFRVGLLDADIDTPNVALFVGSEDKFDTSKMPLKPVEKYGVKIASTSMLATNPERPIIWRGPMMVKMLGEFFENTDWGNLDYLILDLPPGSSDTPLTIMQVLDLDGFVIVTTPQRIASINSIRSGIMAKKLNIAILGVVENMSDGSESKSTRDVISALDTGLLGVVKLDGRFNSYSDTGKVPVLEDDEIYKTFEGIVIKLPGSFDGKGP; via the coding sequence ATGGAAGAAACAGGCAATGCAGAAAGGCCCGTTGGGATGCACCCGTCCTTCGTAGGGGTAATAAGGCAAAAGGAGAGGCTGAAGGAGAAGCTTTCCAACATATCCCACAAGATAGGAGTCTATAGCGCCAAGGGGGGCGTAGGCAAGACCACGGTTGCCGTAAACATAGCGTATACGCTTGCCGAGATGGGCTTCAGGGTGGGACTCCTGGATGCTGATATAGACACGCCGAACGTGGCCCTTTTCGTGGGCTCGGAGGACAAGTTCGACACCTCCAAGATGCCGCTCAAGCCTGTTGAGAAATATGGAGTAAAGATAGCGTCGACATCCATGCTGGCCACAAATCCAGAAAGGCCCATAATATGGAGGGGACCGATGATGGTCAAGATGCTTGGCGAATTCTTCGAGAATACAGACTGGGGTAACCTCGACTACCTGATATTGGACCTTCCCCCTGGGTCAAGCGACACCCCATTGACAATAATGCAGGTCCTGGATCTTGACGGCTTCGTCATAGTGACTACCCCGCAAAGGATAGCTTCGATAAATTCGATAAGATCTGGCATTATGGCGAAGAAGCTCAACATCGCGATATTGGGCGTTGTGGAGAACATGTCAGACGGCAGCGAAAGCAAGAGCACAAGGGACGTGATCAGCGCCCTTGATACCGGGCTTCTCGGGGTCGTAAAACTTGATGGCAGGTTCAATTCCTACAGCGATACCGGGAAGGTTCCAGTTCTCGAGGACGATGAGATATACAAGACGTTCGAGGGAATAGTGATAAAACTTCCCGGAAGCTTTGATGGGAAAGGGCCGTAG
- a CDS encoding TCP-1/cpn60 chaperonin family protein yields MAENNLGGQQVLLLPDGATRLIGRDAQRTNIAVAVAVAGAVKTTLGPKGMDKMMVSDLGDVVITNDGATILEEMNVEHPVAKIMVNIAKTQDKEVGDGTTSVVILAGELLKGAGDLLEQGIHPTTIIRGYKMAASKANDLLLSRARSVDLNDDKTLEKIAMVSMGSKNVGDENTKLVLGKMIIKAVRQVMEKNAEGKVVIDHDFIKVEKKAGGSIADTQFINGVLIDKEIAHPGMPKSMKNAKIAILDIALEIEKTETDARIEITSPDQMQAFLQQEERTLKEMVEKISKSGATVVFTQKGIDDVAQHFLAKAGIIAVRRVKKSDMEKLGRATQAKIVTSLDDLGSEDLGYAGIVEERKISGEQMVFVEKCKDPKSVTIFIRGGSEHVVDEAERSITDVIGAVSSVIEDGKYVIGGGSIEIDLANGLRSYSGDVGGREQLAIQKFADALEAIPKTLSESAGMDAIDTLVQLRSKHKSKEGSVYGVDIFRNTVGDMSRNGVYEPLKIKSQAIDSASEAAEIILRIDDMISSKGKARGGGMGGPGGMGGMGGEMD; encoded by the coding sequence ATGGCAGAAAATAATCTAGGCGGACAACAGGTTCTATTGCTTCCCGACGGAGCCACAAGGCTCATAGGCAGGGACGCGCAGAGGACGAACATTGCGGTAGCTGTGGCCGTTGCAGGCGCAGTAAAGACCACGCTTGGCCCAAAGGGGATGGACAAGATGATGGTGAGCGACCTCGGGGACGTGGTGATAACGAATGACGGCGCAACGATACTTGAGGAAATGAACGTGGAGCACCCCGTTGCGAAGATAATGGTTAACATAGCAAAGACGCAGGACAAGGAGGTAGGCGACGGGACAACCAGCGTGGTAATACTTGCAGGAGAGCTACTGAAAGGCGCAGGGGACCTTCTTGAGCAGGGTATACATCCCACTACGATAATACGCGGATACAAGATGGCCGCAAGCAAGGCAAACGACCTGCTTTTGAGCCGCGCCAGGAGCGTGGATCTGAACGACGACAAGACGTTGGAGAAGATAGCCATGGTATCCATGGGCTCGAAAAACGTAGGGGACGAAAATACGAAATTGGTGCTCGGGAAGATGATAATAAAGGCGGTAAGGCAGGTAATGGAGAAGAATGCCGAGGGCAAGGTCGTCATAGACCACGACTTCATAAAGGTCGAGAAAAAGGCAGGCGGAAGCATAGCTGACACGCAGTTCATAAACGGGGTCCTGATAGACAAGGAGATAGCCCATCCCGGGATGCCCAAGTCCATGAAGAACGCCAAGATAGCCATACTGGACATAGCGCTTGAAATAGAGAAGACGGAAACGGATGCAAGAATAGAGATAACATCGCCAGACCAGATGCAGGCGTTCCTGCAGCAGGAGGAAAGGACGCTGAAGGAAATGGTTGAGAAGATATCGAAGAGCGGGGCCACTGTGGTTTTCACGCAGAAGGGGATAGACGACGTGGCGCAGCACTTCCTTGCAAAGGCTGGGATTATAGCGGTCAGGCGCGTCAAGAAGAGCGACATGGAGAAGCTCGGAAGGGCGACCCAGGCTAAGATAGTCACAAGCCTTGACGATCTAGGCTCCGAGGACCTTGGCTATGCAGGGATAGTGGAGGAGAGGAAGATAAGCGGGGAGCAGATGGTGTTCGTTGAGAAGTGCAAGGACCCGAAGAGCGTTACGATATTCATAAGGGGAGGCAGCGAGCACGTGGTAGACGAGGCAGAGCGATCGATAACGGACGTGATAGGCGCTGTGTCAAGCGTGATAGAGGACGGCAAATACGTGATAGGCGGCGGAAGCATAGAGATAGACCTGGCCAACGGGCTCAGGTCATATTCCGGCGATGTAGGAGGGCGCGAGCAGCTCGCTATACAGAAGTTTGCCGATGCACTCGAAGCGATACCAAAGACGCTGTCCGAAAGCGCAGGAATGGACGCGATAGACACGCTCGTGCAATTGAGGAGCAAGCACAAGTCAAAGGAAGGCAGCGTATACGGAGTGGACATATTCCGGAATACCGTAGGGGACATGAGCAGGAACGGCGTCTACGAGCCCCTGAAGATAAAGAGCCAGGCGATTGACAGCGCCAGCGAGGCCGCAGAGATAATCCTAAGGATAGATGACATGATAAGCTCAAAGGGCAAGGCCAGAGGAGGAGGAATGGGAGGCCCCGGAGGGATGGGCGGCATGGGAGGGGAGATGGACTGA
- a CDS encoding AAA family ATPase: MANKIVFVCGSPGAGKSTIVNSIAKDRKYKVLNMGTLMMDIALSKKYVKDRDELRFMSRERVNELQILTFQRISKMNGNIILDTHATVEENGRYLPGFAVSHINHLKRLVGFVYIDSLTSDIAKRRKSDRTRRRENERLDFIDVQREINLSILSTCSTYFDMPLYVVFNEQGKLRESIKQTKSHLKDIFGA; this comes from the coding sequence ATGGCAAATAAGATAGTCTTCGTTTGCGGTTCCCCTGGTGCGGGAAAGAGCACCATAGTAAATTCCATTGCAAAGGACAGGAAATACAAGGTCCTGAACATGGGAACCCTCATGATGGACATTGCATTGAGCAAAAAATACGTGAAGGACAGGGACGAGCTGCGTTTCATGAGCAGGGAAAGGGTAAACGAGCTCCAGATCTTAACGTTTCAAAGGATATCCAAAATGAACGGCAACATAATACTTGACACGCATGCGACTGTCGAGGAGAACGGCAGGTACCTTCCGGGATTTGCGGTAAGCCACATAAACCACCTCAAGAGGCTAGTGGGGTTCGTATACATAGATTCCCTTACAAGCGACATAGCTAAAAGGAGGAAGTCGGACAGGACCCGCAGGAGGGAAAACGAGAGGCTTGATTTCATAGACGTGCAGAGGGAGATAAACCTTTCCATACTTTCGACCTGCTCCACATACTTCGACATGCCGCTTTACGTGGTTTTCAACGAGCAGGGCAAGCTCAGGGAGAGCATAAAGCAGACAAAATCCCATCTTAAAGATATTTTCGGTGCTTAA
- a CDS encoding DUF106 domain-containing protein, with translation MGLIPSIPSLPTNVEIIIIVMALAYTGISIAAQRLLSNPKRMREIQSKVQALQKELNSMMKSNAPQEELMKKQREIMPLLGEQMKSSMKPMIVIFPLLILTYYVVIPHMPLLSKYVSASKSLFFILVFIIGIITAIVIFIYDRKMLKEEREFRKDEKIIDQKYSGNNGPQNNQ, from the coding sequence ATGGGCCTTATACCTTCAATACCTTCACTCCCCACAAATGTCGAGATAATAATAATAGTAATGGCATTGGCGTATACAGGAATATCAATCGCCGCGCAGAGGCTTCTCAGCAACCCGAAGAGGATGAGGGAGATCCAATCCAAGGTGCAGGCGCTGCAGAAGGAATTGAACAGCATGATGAAAAGCAATGCGCCGCAGGAGGAGCTGATGAAGAAGCAGAGGGAGATAATGCCGCTTCTCGGCGAGCAGATGAAGAGCAGCATGAAGCCCATGATTGTAATTTTCCCGCTGCTTATACTCACGTACTATGTCGTAATACCGCACATGCCGCTCCTTTCCAAGTATGTTTCTGCCTCGAAGAGCCTGTTCTTCATACTCGTGTTCATAATAGGCATCATAACCGCGATAGTTATATTCATCTACGACAGGAAGATGCTGAAGGAGGAGAGGGAGTTCAGGAAGGACGAGAAGATCATAGACCAGAAATATTCTGGTAATAACGGCCCGCAGAACAATCAATAA
- the rpl34e gene encoding 50S ribosomal protein L34e (the function of this protein in the ribosome is unknown): MPKPMHRSRSFKRSDRITLKGRHVVHFKRAKNEFPHCAICRVELNGISINSKKGGRSRRTNSRLFGGVLCANCTADVVKLGSRVEQGEMKLDDISIRQRAYVLQLVAH; encoded by the coding sequence ATGCCAAAACCAATGCACAGATCAAGAAGTTTCAAGAGATCTGACAGGATAACGCTCAAGGGAAGGCACGTTGTGCATTTCAAGAGGGCAAAGAACGAGTTCCCGCACTGCGCAATATGCAGGGTCGAGCTCAACGGGATAAGCATAAATTCAAAGAAGGGAGGGAGGTCAAGGAGGACAAACAGCAGGCTGTTCGGGGGCGTACTCTGCGCAAACTGCACGGCTGACGTTGTTAAGCTCGGCAGCAGGGTTGAGCAGGGCGAGATGAAGCTTGACGACATAAGCATAAGGCAGCGTGCATACGTGCTGCAGCTTGTAGCGCACTAG
- a CDS encoding cytidylate kinase family protein, which yields MPRLIITISGLTGSGKTTLGRKIGKMLGIRHIWKTHKAFSGKAKVVEFTRKASVGFERSFDRNIVGEAGKQDCVVTTWLGPWLIKEASVRVWLYADIGSRIRRKADELKVSAVMARKYVEEKDKLNKVRFKKIYGIDIDDHGGFDLLINTSRLSPGQCANMVIFLTQEKMKKKFA from the coding sequence ATGCCTAGGCTAATAATAACCATATCTGGCCTTACTGGATCAGGCAAAACCACGCTGGGCAGGAAGATAGGAAAGATGCTCGGTATAAGGCACATATGGAAGACGCACAAGGCGTTTTCGGGCAAGGCCAAGGTTGTGGAGTTCACCAGGAAGGCTTCTGTGGGCTTTGAAAGGTCGTTTGACAGGAATATAGTTGGCGAGGCCGGAAAGCAGGATTGCGTGGTGACAACATGGCTAGGCCCGTGGCTGATAAAGGAAGCCAGTGTCAGGGTGTGGCTCTATGCAGATATTGGCTCGCGAATAAGGAGGAAGGCTGATGAATTGAAGGTTTCTGCAGTCATGGCAAGGAAATACGTAGAGGAAAAGGACAAGCTTAATAAGGTGCGTTTTAAAAAGATTTACGGCATAGACATCGATGATCATGGCGGCTTTGACCTGCTTATCAACACGTCAAGGCTGTCCCCGGGGCAGTGCGCCAACATGGTAATATTTCTCACCCAGGAGAAGATGAAGAAAAAATTCGCGTGA
- a CDS encoding metallophosphoesterase family protein — MKVAIVSDMHIGYERFAEDAYVQAKEALEKASELADLIIMPGDIFDKRSPKPEVIAQAINIFRELSQKKWDAKVIGFTGSNLHTDVPVIGISGTHERTAFGKENPFSLLGLAGLVVDTSEATTIVGKGGEKVAIFGLGGLSEEMVMESLKELKPRPVSGAFNIFMFHQSTYELLPFSEDFIHYDDLPKGFDLYVDGHIHNMVEADVHGKKLLIPGSTVLTQLKDGEQNGKGFILFDTSTYRYEFVKIKSRPFVSVELDFDMARPKDVKERCEGKIDEILDRHETKPIIRLKLRGTIESGFGSTDMPLQSILMKYSQKAVIEIDNSKLLNPELQSSIEELRDNKIGSIPVKDLGMKMLSEKLKEQKFDEKIDHEQLFGILSNDSKKEKVLKEAMEFLNGNE; from the coding sequence ATGAAAGTTGCAATAGTGTCAGATATGCACATAGGGTACGAGCGCTTCGCCGAGGATGCATACGTACAGGCTAAGGAGGCCCTTGAAAAGGCAAGCGAGCTTGCAGACCTGATAATAATGCCTGGTGACATCTTCGACAAACGCTCCCCGAAGCCAGAAGTAATAGCCCAGGCGATAAACATCTTCAGGGAACTATCGCAAAAGAAATGGGATGCGAAAGTTATAGGCTTCACAGGAAGCAATCTTCACACGGATGTGCCTGTAATCGGAATATCCGGAACCCACGAAAGGACGGCGTTCGGAAAGGAAAACCCGTTCAGCCTTTTGGGACTTGCAGGGCTCGTTGTAGATACCAGCGAGGCGACTACGATAGTGGGCAAAGGCGGCGAAAAGGTCGCGATATTCGGGTTGGGTGGCCTGTCCGAGGAAATGGTTATGGAGTCGCTCAAGGAGCTCAAACCAAGGCCGGTAAGCGGCGCATTCAACATATTCATGTTCCACCAGTCAACGTATGAACTGCTTCCTTTCAGCGAGGATTTCATTCATTATGACGATCTGCCGAAAGGGTTTGACCTGTACGTTGACGGGCACATACACAACATGGTTGAAGCAGACGTGCACGGCAAGAAGCTCCTAATACCTGGAAGCACGGTCCTGACGCAGCTCAAGGACGGCGAGCAGAACGGCAAGGGGTTCATACTGTTTGATACCTCAACCTATAGGTACGAATTCGTAAAGATAAAATCAAGGCCTTTCGTATCGGTAGAACTTGATTTCGATATGGCAAGGCCCAAGGACGTCAAGGAAAGGTGCGAGGGCAAGATCGACGAGATCCTGGACAGGCATGAGACTAAACCGATAATAAGGCTGAAGCTACGCGGCACCATAGAATCCGGTTTCGGGAGCACCGACATGCCATTACAGTCAATACTCATGAAGTATTCCCAAAAAGCGGTAATAGAGATAGACAACTCAAAGCTGTTGAATCCAGAGCTGCAGTCCAGCATAGAGGAGCTTAGGGACAACAAGATAGGGAGCATTCCCGTTAAGGATCTGGGGATGAAGATGCTTTCCGAAAAGCTCAAGGAGCAGAAATTCGACGAAAAAATTGACCACGAGCAGCTCTTCGGCATACTTAGCAACGACTCCAAGAAGGAAAAGGTGCTGAAGGAGGCTATGGAGTTCCTGAACGGAAACGAATAG
- a CDS encoding slipin family protein, whose amino-acid sequence MAVTARPIAGDKPRGSGAIGDIYPERQFGGLGASYNGAAAIIADLIIIIVFVLAGLYFGSVVGALIALLVGIIFVSIVSVRIIKEWNRVAVLRLGKFVGIIGPGVFLIMPFIESTPITVDTRVISTTFTAEKTLTKDNVPVDVDAILFWRVHDPQNAILNVQNYTDAVLLASQTALRDIIGKSELSDMLAGRDIIGKDIQELIEERIQNWGTDAISVEIRDVKIPDELQNAMARVATSDREKQARVILAESESLAADKMIEAAAKYERDPYAMQLRALNVMYEISTSGKNLIVFIPTENKGFSMPTPIGIMGLEEAMKRTQQGQEKKDKGKKQEQGA is encoded by the coding sequence ATGGCAGTAACTGCGAGGCCGATTGCAGGCGATAAGCCCAGAGGGAGCGGAGCCATAGGCGACATTTATCCGGAGAGGCAGTTCGGCGGGCTTGGGGCTTCGTATAACGGCGCTGCTGCAATCATTGCAGACCTAATCATTATAATCGTGTTCGTACTTGCGGGATTGTATTTTGGAAGCGTCGTTGGCGCACTCATAGCGCTCCTTGTGGGCATCATATTCGTGTCGATAGTTTCAGTGAGAATAATAAAGGAATGGAACAGGGTAGCCGTTCTCAGGCTGGGCAAGTTCGTGGGCATAATAGGGCCAGGCGTCTTCCTGATTATGCCCTTCATAGAGTCAACCCCGATAACCGTTGACACGAGGGTAATAAGCACCACGTTTACAGCAGAGAAGACGCTTACAAAGGACAACGTTCCCGTGGATGTCGATGCGATACTTTTCTGGAGGGTGCATGACCCGCAGAACGCGATACTCAATGTGCAGAACTATACCGATGCCGTTCTGCTTGCGTCGCAGACCGCGCTCAGGGACATCATAGGAAAAAGCGAGCTTTCCGACATGCTTGCTGGAAGGGACATAATCGGGAAGGACATACAGGAGCTCATAGAGGAAAGGATACAGAACTGGGGCACAGACGCGATATCGGTGGAGATAAGGGACGTGAAGATACCTGATGAGCTGCAAAACGCCATGGCAAGGGTCGCCACGTCTGACAGGGAGAAGCAGGCCAGGGTCATACTTGCGGAGAGCGAATCTCTTGCAGCGGACAAGATGATAGAGGCAGCGGCAAAATACGAAAGGGATCCTTATGCGATGCAGCTCAGGGCGCTGAACGTGATGTACGAGATAAGCACCAGCGGCAAGAACCTCATAGTGTTCATACCTACGGAGAACAAGGGATTCAGCATGCCCACGCCGATAGGCATAATGGGCCTTGAGGAGGCGATGAAAAGGACGCAGCAGGGCCAAGAAAAGAAAGACAAGGGCAAGAAGCAGGAGCAGGGCGCATGA
- a CDS encoding DHH family phosphoesterase: MKELDFESLKHAINEISGKKVLVTFHSIGDTDSVSSSFAIRSILKNAAIATPDFITGNSRRILKRFGFDDQSVKTEFDRNADAVVLLDVNNFADCGAFRKELEGFRGRIIIIDHHTPNPMDQDNVYVFNDESYNSTASIVYEIMKSLGFKANENTSRLIAAGIISDSAELRNAFPNTFVQLGELLQNGGMDYQSLLLDMQHIAPVHNREGFITDLFSSKIIRSKSVLMLYGSAHVHANKIADDAIKIGADVALFYTSNNAEISFSARLRPTLDREYGINLGRIMKSLAPLVNGQGGGHPCAAGAYGSNRDGAQLLMERFIEEIREKTSGKGNAAD, encoded by the coding sequence ATGAAAGAGCTAGATTTCGAGTCGCTCAAGCATGCAATAAACGAAATCTCCGGTAAGAAAGTGCTCGTAACTTTCCACTCAATAGGCGACACCGATTCAGTGTCGTCTTCATTCGCAATCCGCAGCATCCTTAAAAATGCCGCCATAGCTACTCCTGATTTCATAACAGGCAATTCACGGCGCATACTCAAGAGATTCGGGTTCGATGATCAATCAGTCAAAACAGAATTCGACAGGAATGCGGATGCGGTTGTGCTCCTTGACGTAAACAATTTTGCGGACTGCGGCGCGTTCAGGAAGGAACTGGAGGGCTTCAGGGGCAGGATAATAATAATCGATCACCATACACCCAACCCGATGGATCAGGACAACGTGTACGTGTTCAACGACGAGTCATATAACTCAACCGCAAGCATCGTATACGAAATTATGAAATCATTGGGCTTCAAGGCAAACGAAAATACATCGAGGCTCATTGCGGCAGGGATAATATCCGATTCCGCGGAGCTAAGAAACGCATTCCCGAACACGTTCGTGCAGCTCGGCGAGCTGTTGCAGAATGGAGGCATGGACTACCAATCGCTACTCCTCGACATGCAGCACATAGCCCCTGTGCATAACAGGGAGGGGTTCATAACAGACCTGTTCAGCTCCAAGATAATCAGGAGCAAGTCGGTTCTAATGCTGTACGGAAGCGCCCATGTGCATGCAAATAAGATAGCAGACGATGCAATAAAGATAGGTGCTGACGTGGCGCTGTTCTACACGTCAAACAACGCTGAAATATCGTTTTCTGCAAGGCTGAGGCCTACGCTTGACAGGGAATACGGGATAAACCTCGGAAGGATCATGAAGTCCCTTGCCCCGTTGGTGAACGGCCAGGGCGGCGGGCACCCATGCGCTGCCGGGGCATACGGCTCAAACAGGGATGGCGCACAATTGCTAATGGAAAGGTTCATTGAGGAAATAAGGGAAAAGACATCCGGAAAGGGAAATGCAGCAGATTAA